The following DNA comes from Pirellulales bacterium.
GCCATCCCTCCATGGAGGGAATCCATTGATTCCAGCCTTATAAAGTGAACTTTTCTTGGACAATTGGACACTTTGCTACGTACAACTTGTGTGAGTCGGAGCTTCGATCGACGGGCTACCGACGGGAGTGAACCCCACGGGCGGACGCCGCGATGATTGCTGGCGACGCCCAAGGTGGACCACCCAGGAAGTTCAACCTCGCAGAGCGATGGAAGCGCAGGGAACGCTGCCAGGTTGGTGTTGGAAGAGGTGTCTGCCATGCATACCGACTATCGCAACCCCGCGCTGCGTCAGCTCTGCGATCAACAGGTCCGTTTCGCACCGCGCGACAAGAAAATCGATCAAGCCAATCGGGCCGAACGTCTTTTGACCGAGCTCGATCCGAAGAAGACGTATACGTACGAATATCTCTGCTATCGGATCACCGATTACCGGCCCGAGTCCTACCCCGACTTGCGGCTCAGCGGTGGCGATGCACAGCACGACCTGCGTCTCTTCGTTGAAGACGTTTCCGATGCGGCGAATGTCTCGGCCGATGCCGCCGGCGAGCGCGTGCTCACGGTCGAGGAACTGAGCAAAAACCTCGACGTCTCGACCAAGACGATTTCGCGCTGGCGCCAGCAAGGTCTGGTCAGCCGCCGCTTTCTGTTCGATGGCCGCAAGCGAGTTGGCTTCCTGCAGAGCTCGGTCGAGCGTTTCGTGGCCGAGAATCAGGAACGCGTCCGCCGCGGCGGTCGTTTCAGCCAATTGAGTGACGAAGAGCGGCAGGACGCCATCGAACGCGCCCGTCGCCTGGCCCGGGCGGGCGGTTGCCCCGCCGAGGTCACCCGCCGCGTGGCGAAGCACATGGGACGCAGCGTGGAAACAATCCGTTACACGCTGAAGAATTACGATCAGGACCATCCCGAGAGCGCTGTTTTCCCCGAAACGAGCGGACCGCTGTCGGATCAGACCAAGTCGCGCATCTACCAGCAGTATCGCCGCGGCGTGGCGGTCGATGCCCTGGCCAAGATGCACTGCCGCACCAAGACGAGCATCTACCGGGTACTCAGCGAGATGCGGGCGCGCCGCCTGCTCGAGCTGCCGCTCGACCACATGCCGAACCCGATGTTCTCGCGGAGCAGTGCCGAGAAGACGATTCTCGGGCCGCTGCCTGCCAGCGACCTGCCCACTCGGGCGGCTCGGCTGCCGAGCGGGTTGCCCCCTTACCTGGCCAGTTTGTACGAGGTGCCCTTGCTCACGCGCGAGCAGGAAGTCCACCTGTTCCGCAAGTTCAACTACCTGAAGTACAAGGCCAGCGAGCTGCGCAAGGGGCTCGAT
Coding sequences within:
- a CDS encoding sigma-70 family RNA polymerase sigma factor — encoded protein: MHTDYRNPALRQLCDQQVRFAPRDKKIDQANRAERLLTELDPKKTYTYEYLCYRITDYRPESYPDLRLSGGDAQHDLRLFVEDVSDAANVSADAAGERVLTVEELSKNLDVSTKTISRWRQQGLVSRRFLFDGRKRVGFLQSSVERFVAENQERVRRGGRFSQLSDEERQDAIERARRLARAGGCPAEVTRRVAKHMGRSVETIRYTLKNYDQDHPESAVFPETSGPLSDQTKSRIYQQYRRGVAVDALAKMHCRTKTSIYRVLSEMRARRLLELPLDHMPNPMFSRSSAEKTILGPLPASDLPTRAARLPSGLPPYLASLYEVPLLTREQEVHLFRKFNYLKYKASELRKGLDPLRPKSSLMDEIERLYDEAVATKNQIIRANLRLVVSIAKRHVAQTDNFFELVSDGNISLIRAVERFDFARGNKFSTYASWAIMKNFARTIPDEHRRRDRFRTSQDETFTATEDRRTDQYELESAQAMRHEQVEKMLERLDEREQKIIISRFGLEHSHEPLTLKEVGEEMGVTKERIRQIEARALEKLRRAAQEDKVDLIGL